In Brachypodium distachyon strain Bd21 chromosome 2, Brachypodium_distachyon_v3.0, whole genome shotgun sequence, one genomic interval encodes:
- the LOC100829093 gene encoding uncharacterized protein LOC100829093 isoform X1, with protein MMGTAVELGRRQGDSRFYDAARARRGHHHGLPKSRCITAAVSREKASEEPSPSPAAALPVGVAGNLERFVAAVTLSVPAHYPSKRGSVDGEWEKPYFVLGDLWEAYREWSAYGAGVPLVLDGCDGVVQYYVPYLSAIELYGNPAALRLSSNTRHMMDDSDMDCNDSSSDSSCDYEHVRVKHLSQEGLEGFSSDDGESGDTNDCLLFQYLEFDSPFCREPLTEKISSLSARFPGLRTLGSCDLSPRSWMSIAWYPIYRIPTGSTLKDLDACFLTFHRLSNCPQGDHMWGPDSAPSIPLPVFGMASYKFSNSVWSSTHGDWQLASCLRQAAADWLRESHASHPDYQFFVSRDAYRR; from the exons ATGATGGGCACCGCCGTCGAGCTCGGACGGAGGCAGGGGGATAGCCGCTTCTACGACGCCGCCAGGGCTCGCCGAGGCCACCATCACGGCCTTCCCAAGTCGCGGTgcatcaccgccgccgtgtCGCGGGAAAAGGCTTCGGAGGAGCCGtccccctcccccgccgcggcgTTGCCTGTAGGAGTCGCTGGGAATCTCGAGCGGTTCGTTGCAGCCGTTACGCTATCGGTGCCGGCGCACTACCCCTCCAAG AGAGGAAGCGTTGATGGCGAATGGGAGAAGCCATACTTTGTTCTTGGCGACCTatgggaggcctatagggAGTGGAGTGCGTATGGTGCTGGGGTGCCGCTTGTTCTTGATGGGTGCGACGGGGTCGTGCAGTACTATGTGCCCTACTTGTCTGCCATCGAGCTCTATGGGAACCCGGCAGCCCTGCGGTTATCTTCCAACACAAG ACATATGATGGACGATAGTGACATGGATTGCAATGATTCCAGCAGTGATAGTAGCTGTGATTATGAACATGTAAGGGTCAAACACTTATCGCAGGAAGGCTTGGAAGGCTTCTCTAGCGATGATGGTGAATCTGGAGATACCAATGACTGCTTGCTCTTTCAGTACCTTGAGTTTGATTCTCCATTTTGCCGTGAACCATTGACTGAAAAG ATATCTAGCCTTTCAGCAAGATTTCCAGGACTGAGGACCCTTGGAAGCTGTGATTTATCGCCACGAAGTTGGATGAGCATTGCTTG GTATCCAATTTACCGAATCCCTACTGGATCAACGTTAAAGGATTTAGATGCTTGCTTTCTCACTTTCCATCGGCTTTCTAATTGCCCACAAGGAG ATCATATGTGGGGTCCTGATAGCGCACCAAGCATACCGCTCCCAGTTTTTGGTATGGCTTCTTACAAGTTCAGCAACTCGGTATGGTCTTCAACTCATGGAGACTGGCAACTGGCTAGCTGCTTAAGGCAAGCTGCTGCAGATTGGCTGAGAGAGAGCCATGCAAGCCATCCAGACTATCAGTTCTTTGTTTCTCGTGATGCATACCGCAGGTAG
- the LOC100829093 gene encoding uncharacterized protein LOC100829093 isoform X2, translated as MMGTAVELGRRQGDSRFYDAARARRGHHHGLPKSRCITAAVSREKASEEPSPSPAAALPVGVAGNLERFVAAVTLSVPAHYPSKRGSVDGEWEKPYFVLGDLWEAYREWSAYGAGVPLVLDGCDGVVQYYVPYLSAIELYGNPAALRLSSNTRHMMDDSDMDCNDSSSDSSCDYEHVRVKHLSQEGLEGFSSDDGESGDTNDCLLFQYLEFDSPFCREPLTEKISSLSARFPGLRTLGSCDLSPRSWMSIAWYPIYRIPTGSTLKDLDACFLTFHRLSNCPQGDHMWGPDSAPSILLSSFMLMLPFF; from the exons ATGATGGGCACCGCCGTCGAGCTCGGACGGAGGCAGGGGGATAGCCGCTTCTACGACGCCGCCAGGGCTCGCCGAGGCCACCATCACGGCCTTCCCAAGTCGCGGTgcatcaccgccgccgtgtCGCGGGAAAAGGCTTCGGAGGAGCCGtccccctcccccgccgcggcgTTGCCTGTAGGAGTCGCTGGGAATCTCGAGCGGTTCGTTGCAGCCGTTACGCTATCGGTGCCGGCGCACTACCCCTCCAAG AGAGGAAGCGTTGATGGCGAATGGGAGAAGCCATACTTTGTTCTTGGCGACCTatgggaggcctatagggAGTGGAGTGCGTATGGTGCTGGGGTGCCGCTTGTTCTTGATGGGTGCGACGGGGTCGTGCAGTACTATGTGCCCTACTTGTCTGCCATCGAGCTCTATGGGAACCCGGCAGCCCTGCGGTTATCTTCCAACACAAG ACATATGATGGACGATAGTGACATGGATTGCAATGATTCCAGCAGTGATAGTAGCTGTGATTATGAACATGTAAGGGTCAAACACTTATCGCAGGAAGGCTTGGAAGGCTTCTCTAGCGATGATGGTGAATCTGGAGATACCAATGACTGCTTGCTCTTTCAGTACCTTGAGTTTGATTCTCCATTTTGCCGTGAACCATTGACTGAAAAG ATATCTAGCCTTTCAGCAAGATTTCCAGGACTGAGGACCCTTGGAAGCTGTGATTTATCGCCACGAAGTTGGATGAGCATTGCTTG GTATCCAATTTACCGAATCCCTACTGGATCAACGTTAAAGGATTTAGATGCTTGCTTTCTCACTTTCCATCGGCTTTCTAATTGCCCACAAGGAG ATCATATGTGGGGTCCTGATAGCGCACCAAGCATACTGCTGTCTTCTTTTATGTTGATGCTGCCTTTCTTTTGA